From Pseudomonas vanderleydeniana, the proteins below share one genomic window:
- a CDS encoding IS256 family transposase, giving the protein MTKPTIALTELVEKGADADLLKQMIQFVAQRMMEFDVEGLCGAGFDVKSPDRTNSRNGYRDRLWQTRAGDVDLKIPKLRQGSYFPGFLEPRRTAEKAMAAVIQEAYIQGVSTRSVDELVKAMGMSGISKSQVSRLAGEIDERVHAFLDRPLEGDWPYLWIDATYVKVREAGRIVSVAVIIAVAVNTNGGREVLGMRVGPSEAEPFWTDFLRSLMRRGLRGVKLVISDAHEGLKAAVSKVFHATWQRCRVHFMRNAMAHVGKGQRTMVAALLRTVFAQDSRTECHQQWRLVADQLREKYPKIATLMDGCEDEVLAHMAFPKAHRQQLHSTNPLERLNAEIKRRTEVVGIFPNDPAITRLVGAMLLEQNDEWCLQRRYMQLEAFEAVSDNPQAKLSAVIN; this is encoded by the coding sequence ATGACCAAGCCCACTATCGCATTGACCGAGTTGGTTGAGAAAGGGGCAGACGCTGATCTGCTCAAGCAAATGATCCAGTTTGTTGCCCAGCGCATGATGGAGTTCGACGTCGAGGGCTTGTGCGGCGCCGGTTTCGACGTCAAAAGCCCTGACCGAACAAACAGCCGCAACGGCTACCGCGATCGCCTCTGGCAAACTCGCGCTGGCGACGTTGACCTGAAGATCCCCAAGCTGCGCCAGGGCAGCTATTTTCCCGGTTTTCTCGAACCACGACGCACCGCCGAAAAGGCCATGGCAGCCGTGATCCAGGAAGCCTATATCCAGGGCGTTTCGACGCGCTCGGTCGACGAACTGGTCAAGGCCATGGGCATGTCCGGCATCTCGAAAAGCCAAGTATCCAGGCTCGCTGGCGAGATCGATGAGCGCGTCCACGCCTTCCTTGATCGACCGCTTGAGGGCGATTGGCCCTACCTGTGGATTGACGCTACCTACGTCAAGGTGCGGGAGGCCGGGCGCATCGTCTCGGTCGCCGTCATAATCGCTGTGGCCGTGAACACCAACGGCGGGCGCGAGGTGCTGGGTATGCGGGTTGGCCCGTCGGAAGCCGAACCGTTCTGGACGGACTTCCTGAGAAGCCTGATGCGACGCGGGCTGCGGGGTGTGAAACTGGTGATCTCTGACGCTCACGAAGGGCTCAAGGCCGCTGTTTCCAAGGTTTTCCACGCGACCTGGCAACGCTGTCGCGTTCACTTCATGCGCAATGCCATGGCCCATGTCGGCAAGGGCCAGCGCACCATGGTAGCGGCCTTGCTGCGCACGGTGTTTGCCCAGGACAGTCGAACCGAATGCCATCAGCAATGGCGGCTGGTGGCTGATCAACTTCGTGAGAAATACCCCAAGATCGCCACGCTCATGGACGGCTGCGAAGATGAAGTGCTGGCGCACATGGCCTTCCCGAAGGCACATCGACAGCAGTTACACAGCACTAACCCGCTGGAACGGCTAAACGCTGAGATCAAGCGGCGTACCGAAGTGGTGGGCATCTTCCCCAACGATCCGGCGATTACACGGTTGGTTGGGGCAATGCTGCTGGAGCAGAACGACGAGTGGTGCCTGCAACGGCGCTATATGCAGTTGGAGGCCTTCGAGGCGGTCAGCGATAATCCGCAGGCCAAGCTGTCGGCCGTGATCAACTAA
- a CDS encoding efflux RND transporter periplasmic adaptor subunit, whose product MKIKPSRQVCRVLPMTLLLLAGCKEAAQVGVPKPPEVGVVTLKAQSVLLSSELPGRTSALRVAEVRPQVSGIIQKRLFNEGAMVKKGQQLYQIDPSSYQAEYDKAKANLNTTRNLAKRYKTLVESRAISRQQFDDADANFRQAQADLKMAQINLEYTKVLAPIDGRISRSNVTEGALVSTNQTEALASINQLDPIYVDVTQASTDLLRLRREVASGQLSMAGPDQVQVQLTLEDGTAYAQPGTLKFTEVTVDPGTGAVTLRAVFPNPENILLPGMFVHAKLAEGVREQAILVPQQGVTRDLKGQAIAFVIGAGNKAELRELKVMRTLGNQWLVESGLNAGDQVITEGVQRVKAGMELAPVPARNVAPNATIGSAAQRP is encoded by the coding sequence ATGAAAATCAAACCTTCCCGGCAGGTCTGCCGGGTGCTGCCGATGACATTGTTGCTACTTGCCGGTTGCAAGGAAGCGGCGCAGGTTGGGGTTCCGAAGCCTCCGGAAGTGGGCGTTGTCACGCTCAAGGCTCAGAGTGTGTTGTTGAGCAGTGAGCTGCCAGGACGCACCTCAGCTTTACGTGTCGCTGAAGTGCGCCCACAGGTCAGTGGCATCATCCAGAAGCGTCTGTTCAACGAAGGCGCGATGGTGAAAAAAGGACAACAGCTGTACCAGATCGACCCCTCGAGTTATCAGGCGGAGTACGACAAAGCCAAGGCTAATCTGAATACCACGCGCAACCTGGCCAAGCGCTACAAGACCCTCGTGGAAAGCCGCGCAATCAGCCGCCAGCAGTTCGACGACGCCGATGCTAATTTCCGTCAGGCACAGGCCGATCTAAAAATGGCGCAAATCAACCTCGAGTACACCAAAGTTCTGGCACCGATCGATGGTCGCATCAGCCGTTCTAATGTGACGGAAGGGGCGTTAGTCAGCACCAATCAGACAGAGGCGCTCGCTTCGATCAACCAGCTTGATCCGATCTATGTCGACGTCACTCAGGCATCCACCGATTTGTTGCGGCTGCGCCGGGAGGTGGCGTCCGGACAACTGAGCATGGCCGGTCCTGATCAAGTCCAGGTTCAGCTGACTCTGGAGGACGGCACCGCGTACGCCCAACCGGGAACGCTGAAATTTACCGAGGTGACGGTCGATCCTGGCACAGGGGCTGTGACCCTGCGTGCCGTATTTCCTAACCCCGAAAACATCCTGCTGCCTGGAATGTTCGTTCACGCCAAGCTGGCAGAAGGTGTACGCGAACAGGCAATTCTTGTTCCGCAGCAGGGCGTGACCCGTGACTTGAAGGGACAAGCCATAGCGTTTGTGATAGGTGCAGGTAACAAGGCAGAGCTCCGCGAGCTCAAAGTCATGCGCACCCTGGGCAACCAATGGTTGGTGGAATCTGGCCTTAACGCAGGCGATCAGGTCATCACAGAAGGCGTGCAGCGGGTCAAAGCTGGCATGGAATTGGCCCCGGTGCCGGCGCGCAATGTCGCCCCCAACGCAACGATAGGCAGTGCCGCGCAGCGACCCTGA
- a CDS encoding RAQPRD family integrative conjugative element protein has product MPLTMRHLRLIALSASFSADRVQAQPTDQERAHLEGLLRQLEVVMQQVQASAALPTDEQARYTFDYSRLSAELELVRQGIVEHLTPSRVQPSDLSELTGDYTQKTNPSP; this is encoded by the coding sequence ATGCCCCTGACCATGAGACACCTTCGCCTGATCGCGCTCTCAGCGTCCTTTAGCGCAGACCGGGTGCAGGCCCAACCGACTGACCAGGAACGCGCGCACCTGGAGGGTCTGCTGCGCCAGCTCGAGGTCGTGATGCAGCAGGTGCAAGCCAGTGCTGCTCTGCCCACGGATGAGCAAGCGCGCTACACCTTCGACTATTCCCGCCTCTCGGCCGAACTGGAGCTGGTTCGCCAGGGCATCGTCGAGCACCTCACGCCGTCACGTGTACAGCCCAGCGACCTATCAGAGCTGACCGGTGACTACACCCAGAAGACCAATCCCTCGCCATGA
- a CDS encoding IS110 family transposase → MRNVKVSSVSRQVVGGVDTHKDLHVAAVVDEQDRILASESFATTRQGYKQMLTWMCSFGEVVRVGIECTGTYGAGLLRYLEQAGIAVLEVTAPDKSDRRKRGKDDTLDAGNAAHAAFAGIRTVTPKKRDGMVESLRVLKVCRKTAIQARRITLQLIQNTIVSAPDELRESLRTLTRMQLIRTLAAWRPDLSSYRQVASAYRIALKSLGRRYLELHDEIADLDVMIAALVDDLAPELVSRNAIGYESAAQLLLTAGDNSDRFRSESSFAALCGVSPVQASSGKVTRHRLNRGGDRAANSALHIIAIGRLRTDARTQAYVSRRLAEGHSKLEAIRCLKRYIAREVYSIIQRRNSIINQSAVST, encoded by the coding sequence ATGCGCAACGTTAAAGTCAGCAGTGTTTCGAGACAGGTCGTAGGCGGTGTAGATACCCATAAAGATCTGCACGTCGCTGCAGTCGTAGATGAACAGGATCGTATCCTGGCCAGCGAGAGCTTTGCGACTACTCGTCAGGGCTACAAACAAATGCTGACGTGGATGTGCTCGTTTGGTGAGGTGGTGCGAGTGGGCATCGAGTGCACCGGCACGTACGGCGCAGGCCTATTACGTTACTTGGAACAAGCTGGAATCGCCGTCCTTGAAGTTACTGCACCTGATAAAAGTGACAGGCGCAAGCGGGGCAAAGATGACACCCTTGATGCTGGAAATGCCGCACATGCGGCCTTCGCTGGTATTCGTACCGTTACCCCAAAAAAACGAGACGGTATGGTCGAATCGTTACGCGTGCTCAAGGTGTGTCGGAAGACGGCCATACAGGCCAGGCGCATTACCTTGCAACTGATCCAGAACACTATCGTTAGTGCGCCTGATGAGCTACGTGAATCATTACGCACGTTGACCCGCATGCAACTGATTAGAACGCTGGCAGCATGGCGTCCAGATCTATCAAGCTATCGTCAAGTCGCGTCCGCCTACCGGATTGCCCTGAAGTCGCTGGGGCGGCGTTATCTCGAGCTGCATGACGAAATAGCGGACTTGGATGTGATGATTGCAGCCTTGGTTGACGATCTTGCACCAGAGTTGGTTTCCCGAAATGCCATTGGTTACGAGTCCGCTGCCCAGTTGCTACTGACGGCAGGCGACAACAGCGATCGTTTCCGCTCAGAGTCCAGCTTCGCGGCCTTATGTGGGGTTAGCCCAGTCCAGGCCTCTTCAGGGAAGGTCACCCGGCATCGCCTGAATCGAGGTGGTGATCGTGCCGCGAACAGTGCGCTGCATATCATCGCTATCGGACGGCTTCGGACAGACGCCCGAACGCAGGCTTATGTCAGTCGACGTCTCGCAGAGGGACATTCGAAGCTGGAAGCTATCCGCTGCCTAAAGCGCTACATCGCACGGGAGGTCTACAGCATTATCCAGAGGCGAAATAGCATCATCAACCAAAGCGCAGTATCCACTTGA
- a CDS encoding TIGR03745 family integrating conjugative element membrane protein: protein MNTLSHLSSPSRHITRLVFTLGLLAGQMLSPSRSHAGLPQMEAPSRGDSNGIIQTLQNYGYDIVALVALAISAAAFCGVAYHAYSCYSEVQTGKKTWGQFGLTCGVGALLLVIVIWLLTKGTGVL, encoded by the coding sequence ATGAACACCCTCTCCCACCTCAGTTCCCCGTCGCGACACATCACCCGGCTGGTCTTCACTCTGGGCCTGCTCGCCGGCCAGATGCTTTCACCTTCGCGCAGCCACGCAGGGTTGCCACAGATGGAGGCCCCCAGCCGAGGTGACAGCAACGGCATCATTCAGACCTTGCAGAACTACGGCTATGACATCGTGGCACTGGTCGCGCTGGCGATTTCTGCAGCGGCGTTCTGTGGCGTGGCCTACCACGCCTACAGTTGCTACTCCGAGGTGCAAACCGGCAAGAAGACCTGGGGGCAGTTCGGCCTGACCTGTGGGGTGGGTGCCCTGTTGCTGGTGATCGTCATCTGGCTGTTGACCAAGGGCACTGGTGTGCTGTGA
- a CDS encoding TetR family transcriptional regulator produces the protein MARKPKEQSDKTYDLLLDAAEQVFSENGYANTTLQEIAERAGLTRGAIYWHFRDKAQLLDALLEDVQLPWDRLPKQFVSLEQAPSPKELGEIISQAVQETVDDSRQHRITLILLKRTEVVSDDHPAHRRLVAILDRIKNYLTVALSARFRQQDGTPHSNVPVAVAGVKAYVSGMVSHWVMKPAETDLTVMAFTIERLIFALFEPGNLKVQRSR, from the coding sequence ATGGCCAGGAAACCCAAAGAGCAATCAGACAAGACTTATGACCTGCTTCTGGATGCCGCCGAACAAGTTTTCAGTGAAAACGGCTATGCCAACACGACGTTGCAGGAAATCGCTGAGCGCGCCGGTCTGACTCGCGGTGCGATCTATTGGCATTTTCGTGACAAAGCGCAGTTGCTGGATGCCTTGCTTGAGGACGTACAGTTGCCGTGGGACCGTTTGCCCAAGCAGTTTGTTTCTCTTGAACAGGCGCCCTCACCCAAGGAGTTGGGAGAGATCATTAGCCAGGCAGTACAGGAAACCGTTGATGACTCGCGACAGCACAGGATCACGTTGATACTGCTGAAGCGCACAGAAGTGGTTAGCGACGACCACCCGGCGCATCGCCGTTTGGTCGCGATTTTGGATCGTATCAAAAACTACCTGACCGTGGCGTTAAGCGCACGCTTTCGGCAGCAAGACGGGACCCCTCATAGCAACGTTCCAGTCGCGGTCGCAGGGGTAAAAGCTTATGTATCAGGCATGGTCTCTCATTGGGTAATGAAACCTGCCGAAACTGATCTCACAGTTATGGCCTTCACGATCGAACGATTGATTTTTGCTTTGTTTGAGCCAGGCAATTTAAAGGTGCAGCGCTCGAGATGA
- a CDS encoding helix-turn-helix domain-containing protein, with translation MSLKATFAAVLKAMRATRGISQKTLAEVSSRTYISKLERGQCCPTLEMVTALSEALNVSPLTLIAITLGAQSGQPIENLVSRIEQEAEELKRSGVLKQLQIPSVEEPAPTQRRSQPRTINSTGSIQQTELCFAD, from the coding sequence ATGTCGCTCAAAGCCACCTTCGCCGCCGTCCTCAAAGCCATGCGCGCCACGCGTGGGATCTCACAGAAAACGCTGGCCGAAGTCAGTAGTCGCACCTACATCTCGAAGCTGGAACGTGGGCAATGCTGTCCGACGCTGGAAATGGTCACGGCCCTGAGTGAAGCACTGAATGTGAGCCCACTGACGCTGATTGCCATTACGCTGGGAGCACAGAGCGGTCAGCCCATCGAAAACCTGGTCAGCCGTATTGAGCAGGAAGCCGAAGAGCTGAAACGCTCTGGGGTACTCAAGCAACTGCAGATCCCGTCCGTTGAAGAGCCTGCTCCAACGCAGCGTCGCTCTCAGCCTCGAACCATAAACTCCACAGGCTCAATCCAGCAAACAGAGCTCTGCTTTGCCGATTAG
- a CDS encoding RAQPRD family integrative conjugative element protein: MPLTMRHLRLIALSASFSADLVQAQPTAQERAHLEGLLRQLEVVMRQVQTSAALPTDEQARYTFDYSRLSAELELVRQGIVDHLTPSRVQPRDLPELTGHYTQETEPSP; encoded by the coding sequence ATGCCCCTGACCATGAGACATCTTCGCCTGATCGCGCTGTCAGCGTCCTTTAGCGCAGACCTGGTGCAGGCCCAACCGACCGCCCAGGAACGCGCGCACCTGGAGGGTCTGCTGCGCCAGCTCGAGGTCGTGATGAGGCAGGTGCAAACCAGTGCCGCTCTGCCCACGGATGAGCAAGCGCGCTACACCTTCGACTACTCCCGCCTCTCGGCCGAACTGGAGCTGGTTCGCCAGGGCATCGTCGACCACCTCACGCCGTCACGTGTTCAGCCCCGAGACCTACCAGAGCTGACCGGTCACTACACCCAGGAGACCGAGCCCTCGCCATGA
- a CDS encoding IclR family transcriptional regulator: MSNGIDTDIENARSSGIQVIARASAVMRALGRHPQGLSLTAIAQEVGLARSTVQRIVAALETEQLVEAMRPGNGFRLGPALAQLIHQTHTDIISIARKALESLSEQLQETVILSCISGKQVVVIDRVIAEVELRVVFPMGRSLPMHATADGKALLSTLTDDDVEQWLGTELQRFTDSTRDFSSLMDELSRIRVSGFATDDEEHTPGISACAILIPTFMGPHAVTVVAPQSRYRTRAGQYRQALEDCKASIIKLVGGV; this comes from the coding sequence ATGAGTAATGGGATAGACACTGATATCGAAAACGCTCGTTCGAGCGGTATTCAAGTGATCGCACGCGCTAGTGCCGTGATGCGCGCGCTTGGGCGTCATCCACAGGGTTTGAGCCTGACCGCTATCGCCCAAGAAGTAGGCCTAGCACGGTCTACGGTGCAGCGAATCGTTGCGGCTCTTGAAACCGAGCAGTTGGTGGAAGCGATGCGTCCCGGTAACGGATTTCGCTTGGGCCCCGCACTCGCGCAATTGATCCATCAGACCCACACCGACATTATCTCTATCGCGCGGAAGGCACTCGAATCACTGAGCGAACAGCTGCAGGAAACAGTCATTTTGTCCTGCATTAGTGGCAAACAGGTGGTTGTCATTGATCGAGTGATCGCCGAGGTAGAACTGCGGGTGGTTTTCCCTATGGGACGCTCGTTGCCAATGCATGCAACGGCTGACGGAAAGGCGCTGCTCTCGACGTTGACCGATGACGATGTCGAACAATGGTTGGGCACTGAGCTTCAGCGTTTCACCGATTCGACACGAGACTTCTCATCACTCATGGATGAGCTGAGTCGAATCCGTGTTAGCGGCTTTGCCACTGATGATGAAGAACACACCCCGGGGATCAGTGCTTGCGCAATCCTGATTCCGACTTTTATGGGACCGCATGCAGTCACCGTTGTGGCTCCTCAGTCACGTTATCGGACACGCGCAGGCCAATACAGGCAAGCATTGGAAGATTGCAAAGCTTCGATCATCAAACTCGTGGGCGGTGTTTGA
- a CDS encoding TIGR03758 family integrating conjugative element protein: MSPAQKTAFEAMGGFTPADSTLLLSGLVLAVALVFAGWAILNGYRGWAAGHLSQGRFFSLMLKVALIYILLTFLVLR, from the coding sequence ATGAGCCCAGCGCAGAAGACCGCCTTTGAAGCCATGGGCGGTTTCACGCCGGCGGACAGCACTCTGCTGCTGTCCGGTCTGGTGCTGGCGGTGGCCTTGGTCTTTGCTGGCTGGGCGATCTTGAATGGGTACCGAGGTTGGGCTGCCGGCCATCTGTCCCAAGGCAGGTTCTTCAGCCTGATGCTCAAGGTGGCGCTGATCTACATCCTGCTCACCTTTCTGGTGCTGCGCTGA
- a CDS encoding STY4526/YPO1902 family pathogenicity island replication protein, with protein sequence MHPLNMAAAFQIMSNIKNGQLRHCLAMGFDEKDLSTLSDPRYMGALANSPVPWFKLLIDGEVVHRLLAHVRDGDEEALISRAISLGASASMIQELFGLPPKEVAVRRNMLGLEYRKGRWPLIGHEEEMRLWNHWQRISKEQGTDIQNPHSMLHAAMLMTECEPALNLTMVWTQVQRWMADDLL encoded by the coding sequence ATGCACCCTTTGAATATGGCGGCAGCCTTTCAAATCATGAGCAACATCAAGAACGGCCAACTGCGTCATTGCCTGGCCATGGGGTTTGACGAGAAAGACCTGTCGACCCTGAGCGATCCCCGATACATGGGCGCCCTGGCAAACTCACCGGTGCCCTGGTTCAAGCTGCTGATCGACGGTGAGGTTGTCCATCGCTTGCTGGCGCATGTCCGGGACGGTGATGAGGAGGCCTTGATCAGCCGTGCAATCAGCTTGGGGGCGAGCGCTTCGATGATCCAGGAGCTGTTCGGGTTGCCACCCAAGGAGGTGGCGGTTCGGCGCAACATGCTGGGCCTCGAATACCGCAAGGGGCGCTGGCCCCTGATCGGTCATGAGGAGGAAATGCGCCTGTGGAATCACTGGCAGCGGATTTCGAAGGAGCAGGGCACCGATATCCAGAATCCCCACTCGATGCTGCACGCGGCAATGTTGATGACCGAATGCGAGCCGGCCTTGAACTTGACCATGGTCTGGACACAGGTCCAGCGCTGGATGGCCGACGACCTGCTCTGA